From a region of the Halomonas sp. HL-93 genome:
- a CDS encoding protein-glutamate methylesterase/protein-glutamine glutaminase: MSAAKIKVLCVDDSALIRDLLTEIINSQPDMEVVAVAPDPIAARDLIKQHNPDVLTLDVEMPRMDGLDFLERLMRLRPMPVLMVSSLTQSGSEITLRALELGALDFVAKPSLGIRSGMMDYANEIAEKLRAAARSRPRQARHKNTPPPVQLKAPMVSSEKLIIIGASTGGTEAIRAVLEPLPANAPAILITQHMPGGFTRSFAERLDRLCRITVKEAADGERVLPGHAYIAPGDQHLKLARSGANYVARLDDGPPVNRHRPSVDVLFHSAAEQAGKNAIGVILTGMGKDGAAGLLEMRQAGAATIAQNEESCVVFGMPREAIAMGGAADVTALGEIPARLMSLIDSSGRAQRV, from the coding sequence TTGAGTGCAGCCAAAATAAAAGTGTTATGTGTAGACGATTCAGCGCTAATCCGCGATTTATTGACGGAAATTATTAACTCTCAGCCCGATATGGAAGTGGTCGCGGTAGCGCCCGATCCAATCGCCGCACGTGACCTGATAAAACAGCATAACCCGGATGTACTGACGCTTGATGTGGAAATGCCGCGCATGGACGGGCTGGATTTCCTCGAGCGTTTAATGCGCCTGCGCCCAATGCCGGTACTGATGGTCTCCTCGCTGACCCAAAGTGGCTCAGAAATTACCCTGCGGGCCCTGGAGCTTGGGGCGTTGGATTTTGTCGCCAAGCCCAGCCTGGGCATCCGCAGCGGGATGATGGACTACGCCAATGAGATTGCTGAAAAGCTTCGGGCTGCTGCGCGTTCGCGGCCACGCCAGGCGCGGCATAAAAATACGCCGCCCCCCGTCCAGCTAAAAGCCCCCATGGTCTCGAGTGAAAAGCTGATTATTATTGGCGCCTCGACCGGTGGCACCGAGGCGATCCGTGCCGTGCTTGAGCCGCTGCCGGCTAATGCACCGGCCATTTTGATTACTCAGCATATGCCAGGAGGTTTCACCCGTTCGTTTGCCGAGCGGCTTGACCGGCTGTGCCGCATCACCGTCAAAGAAGCTGCCGATGGCGAACGGGTGCTGCCTGGCCATGCCTACATTGCGCCGGGAGATCAGCACCTTAAACTGGCGCGTAGTGGGGCCAACTATGTCGCCCGGTTAGACGATGGGCCTCCGGTCAATCGCCATCGCCCCTCGGTGGACGTGCTATTTCACTCCGCCGCCGAACAAGCCGGTAAAAACGCCATTGGCGTGATTCTCACCGGGATGGGTAAAGACGGTGCAGCCGGGCTGCTTGAGATGCGTCAGGCTGGGGCCGCAACCATCGCCCAAAATGAAGAAAGTTGCGTGGTCTTTGGTATGCCACGCGAGGCGATTGCTATGGGGGGAGCCGCCGATGTCACTGCGTTGGGCGAAATCCCTGCGCGGTTAATGTCGCTGATTGACTCGTCGGGACGAGCACAGCGCGTATAA
- a CDS encoding CheR family methyltransferase, with protein MTEQRERVDIGQWASGSQIERDLELTDADFTRVRELIYQRAGIVLAEHKREMVYSRLAKRLRHHGMTRFSDYLARLDRQPDAKEWEAFTNALTTNLTAFFRESHHFPLLAEHIKHKQEPVSVWCSAASTGEEPYSIAMTLLETLGGRASQSSVIATDIDTDALDKARKGIYPQEQVRKLDEVRVKRFFQKGAGNHTGLARVRPEVTSLVEFMPMNLLAPQWPVKGPFDVIFCRNIMIYFDKETQAKILKRFAPLLKPDGLLFAGHSENFSYISDAFKLRGQTVYTLANR; from the coding sequence TTGACCGAGCAACGTGAAAGAGTCGACATCGGCCAGTGGGCGTCAGGCAGCCAAATTGAGCGCGACCTGGAGCTGACGGATGCTGACTTTACCCGTGTCCGCGAGCTGATTTATCAGCGTGCCGGCATTGTGCTGGCCGAACACAAGCGCGAAATGGTCTACAGCCGTTTGGCGAAGCGGCTACGCCATCACGGCATGACTCGGTTTAGCGACTACCTCGCCCGCCTTGATCGTCAGCCTGATGCTAAAGAGTGGGAGGCGTTTACTAATGCGCTAACGACGAACCTTACGGCGTTTTTTCGTGAGTCCCACCACTTTCCGTTATTAGCTGAGCATATAAAGCATAAGCAAGAACCTGTCTCGGTGTGGTGCTCCGCCGCGTCGACCGGTGAAGAACCTTACTCGATTGCGATGACGCTGCTCGAAACGCTCGGCGGGCGTGCATCTCAGTCCAGCGTTATAGCGACGGATATTGACACCGATGCGTTGGATAAAGCGCGCAAAGGGATCTACCCCCAGGAGCAGGTGCGCAAGCTAGACGAAGTACGTGTGAAGCGTTTTTTTCAGAAAGGCGCTGGTAATCACACTGGCTTAGCCCGTGTAAGGCCCGAAGTGACGTCGCTGGTCGAGTTTATGCCCATGAACCTGCTAGCTCCCCAGTGGCCGGTTAAAGGCCCCTTTGACGTGATTTTTTGCCGAAATATCATGATTTATTTTGATAAAGAGACTCAGGCGAAAATCCTCAAACGCTTCGCTCCCCTGCTCAAGCCCGACGGACTGCTGTTTGCCGGTCATTCGGAGAATTTTTCCTACATCAGCGATGCATTCAAGCTGCGTGGGCAAACGGTTTATACCCTGGCAAACAGATAA
- a CDS encoding methyl-accepting chemotaxis protein → MNNMTVRLSWGLVLVTLTAMVLLACGIGLYALHHGADIVQSNDAASQQQAFNAFAAQIRWVLLGVVMVTIATVIIVVWGVATNVLRPLDNLVGYFERMAKGDLSQQITAPGNNEIGRLYVAMAHMQSSLSHTVGVVRTSGTSIFERSQQIASGNNDLSSRTEQQASSLEETASSMEQLASTVGHNADNARQASQLAGDATHTARRSGDEVGEIVDTMREISASSHQVADIITLIDNIAFQTNILALNASVEAARAGEHGKGFAVVAQEVRSLASRSASAAKDIRTLIDTSLNKVDVGTERVNQAGQTMQDLVAAVQRVSDIMDEIAAASEEQSNGIGQVNQAVAQMDQVVQQNAELVQQAASSANELESEAGRLREAVERFRVADSLTAPTTTPRQATPLATPPSRSAVPATAETATEWEAF, encoded by the coding sequence ATGAATAACATGACTGTCCGGCTGAGTTGGGGGCTGGTACTGGTAACATTGACAGCGATGGTGTTGTTGGCCTGCGGGATTGGCCTCTACGCCCTGCACCATGGTGCCGACATCGTCCAAAGCAACGATGCAGCCTCGCAGCAGCAGGCATTTAATGCATTTGCCGCACAGATCCGCTGGGTCTTATTGGGTGTTGTGATGGTGACCATCGCAACGGTGATCATCGTGGTATGGGGGGTGGCGACCAATGTGCTGCGCCCATTAGATAACTTAGTGGGTTATTTCGAGCGTATGGCCAAGGGAGACCTCAGCCAGCAAATTACCGCGCCGGGTAATAACGAAATTGGCCGCCTTTACGTTGCCATGGCGCACATGCAGTCGTCGCTATCGCACACGGTGGGCGTGGTGCGCACTAGCGGTACCTCAATCTTTGAGCGCTCGCAGCAGATTGCCAGTGGCAACAATGATCTGTCATCGCGTACCGAGCAACAGGCGTCCTCATTAGAGGAAACCGCTTCAAGCATGGAGCAGCTCGCCTCAACGGTAGGCCACAATGCCGATAACGCTCGACAAGCCAGCCAACTGGCGGGAGATGCTACCCATACCGCGCGGCGCTCCGGCGATGAGGTAGGCGAGATCGTTGATACCATGCGTGAGATCAGCGCCAGTTCGCATCAGGTCGCCGATATCATTACCCTGATCGACAATATCGCCTTCCAGACCAATATTCTGGCGCTCAACGCGTCGGTGGAAGCAGCACGCGCTGGTGAGCATGGCAAAGGCTTCGCTGTGGTCGCCCAAGAAGTGCGTAGTCTTGCCAGTCGAAGTGCCAGTGCGGCAAAGGATATTCGGACCCTGATCGACACCTCGCTGAACAAGGTCGATGTCGGTACCGAGCGCGTCAACCAGGCCGGTCAGACGATGCAAGACCTGGTTGCCGCCGTGCAGCGGGTCAGTGACATCATGGATGAAATCGCCGCAGCCTCCGAAGAGCAAAGTAACGGCATTGGGCAGGTTAACCAAGCCGTGGCGCAAATGGATCAAGTGGTTCAGCAAAACGCTGAGTTAGTTCAACAAGCGGCGAGCAGTGCAAATGAGCTAGAAAGTGAAGCCGGGCGACTGCGTGAAGCCGTGGAGCGCTTTCGCGTCGCTGACTCGCTAACGGCGCCAACCACCACCCCCCGCCAGGCCACCCCGTTAGCCACTCCGCCATCCCGTTCTGCTGTGCCAGCTACCGCCGAAACAGCAACTGAATGGGAAGCGTTTTAA